One region of Flavobacterium sp. KACC 22763 genomic DNA includes:
- a CDS encoding cellulase family glycosylhydrolase: MKQTIKDYVLSFILCFVFLGVSACSSDKEETPVSIKMLSASTNKIDFESKENTIEVTVNSNGVAWTLSNSVSWIKLSSTAGTSGSTIIKITALENTTTALRNAVITLTGSEVPSTTISVSQAAGSLYPSYNTNPIAADASGMGSSAVELAAKIKLGWNIGNTLEATGGETAWGNPKVTKALIDAVKANGFNAIRIPCSWNQNLENTATAKIKTDWLNRVKEVVQYCVDNDMYVVVNIHWDGGWLENNITEAKKVENNAKQKAFWEQIATHLRGFDEHLLFASANEPAVEDAAQMAVLTSYHQTFIDAVRSTGGKNATRVLVVQGPTTDIEKTNKLMTTLPVDKVTGRMMVEVHYYSPWNFAGLTKDETWGKMFYYWGTGFHSTTDTERNATWGEEADLEKNFKLMKTQFVDKGIPVLLGEFGAIRRTTLTGDALALHLNSRAYYLKTVVKTAKANGLLPFYWDEGSLGNNGFGIMNRSNNTVFDTQALNALIDGLK; this comes from the coding sequence ATGAAACAAACAATCAAAGATTATGTCTTGAGCTTTATTTTATGTTTTGTTTTCCTAGGAGTTTCAGCCTGCAGTTCAGACAAAGAAGAAACTCCGGTAAGTATAAAAATGCTTTCTGCGAGTACCAATAAGATCGATTTTGAAAGTAAAGAAAATACAATTGAAGTAACGGTTAATTCCAATGGAGTTGCTTGGACATTGAGTAATTCTGTGAGCTGGATAAAGCTAAGTTCGACTGCTGGAACTTCGGGAAGTACAATCATAAAAATTACAGCTTTAGAAAACACCACTACGGCGCTGCGAAATGCGGTGATTACTTTAACGGGCAGTGAAGTGCCATCCACAACAATTTCAGTTTCTCAAGCTGCAGGAAGTTTATATCCGAGTTATAATACCAATCCGATTGCGGCTGATGCAAGTGGAATGGGAAGTTCTGCTGTTGAATTGGCAGCAAAAATCAAATTAGGCTGGAATATCGGAAATACATTAGAAGCAACCGGAGGCGAAACCGCTTGGGGAAATCCAAAAGTAACCAAAGCATTAATTGATGCTGTAAAAGCAAATGGTTTCAATGCCATTAGAATTCCGTGTTCTTGGAATCAAAATTTAGAAAATACAGCAACAGCAAAAATTAAAACTGATTGGTTAAACCGAGTGAAAGAAGTCGTGCAATATTGTGTTGATAACGATATGTATGTTGTAGTAAACATTCACTGGGACGGCGGGTGGCTAGAGAATAATATTACCGAAGCTAAAAAAGTAGAAAACAACGCCAAACAAAAAGCTTTTTGGGAACAAATCGCAACACATTTAAGAGGTTTCGACGAACATTTGCTTTTCGCAAGTGCCAACGAACCAGCGGTTGAAGATGCAGCGCAAATGGCAGTTTTAACTTCGTATCATCAGACTTTTATCGATGCCGTTCGTTCTACAGGAGGAAAAAACGCAACCCGTGTTTTAGTTGTACAAGGTCCAACAACAGATATTGAAAAAACAAATAAATTAATGACTACATTGCCAGTAGATAAGGTTACAGGTAGAATGATGGTAGAAGTACATTATTATTCTCCATGGAATTTTGCTGGTTTAACCAAAGACGAAACTTGGGGTAAAATGTTCTATTATTGGGGAACAGGATTTCATTCTACAACAGATACAGAACGAAATGCAACTTGGGGAGAAGAAGCCGATTTAGAAAAGAATTTCAAATTGATGAAAACCCAATTTGTTGACAAAGGAATTCCGGTTTTATTGGGAGAATTTGGAGCCATCCGAAGAACCACTTTAACTGGAGATGCGCTGGCTTTGCATTTAAACTCAAGAGCGTATTATTTAAAAACGGTAGTCAAAACAGCAAAAGCAAACGGATTATTACCTTTTTATTGGGACGAAGGAAGCCTAGGAAACAACGGTTTCGGAATCATGAACAGAAGCAATAATACAGTCTTCGACACACAAGCTTTAAACGCTTTAATAGACGGATTAAAGTAA
- a CDS encoding sialate O-acetylesterase — translation MKKSIVFILLIFSVISSANVRMPLIFSDGMVLQRDKQIPIWGFADANESVEIHFNKQIKKTTADKNGKWTVNLNAEKAGGPFELIIIGKNKITIKNVLVGEVWICSGQSNMEFQVFKTMNSEKEISSADYPMIRHFGVAQDLSGTPKDDLKQGKWEEANKENVGNFTAVGYYFARKLYSELKIPIGIINTSWGGTNVETWTSREAFENSPDFKAMIADVPTVDINAIFETYKKSVLDNLKKVQGFDVSMENEEQFKNPNFQDKNWPEIKVPSLWENQQIGNIDGIVWMRKTVVLTAEQAKKEAVLHLAKVDDEDKTFVNGVEIGTNNLWDAKRVYKIPANVLKEGTNVIAVRITDYSGGGGIYGDPQDLKIDFKDSSLPLEGLWKFNVVKVRIEVSPNSYPSLLYNAMVNPLVPYAMQGVLWYQGEANVWRAAEYKKSFPLMINDWRTKFKQGNFPFYFVQLSTFDEFGGNSQKGSRWAELREAQSETLKLPNTGMAVTTDIGNAKDIHPTNKQDIGLRLAAIAMNNLYGKKQVHSGPTYKSQTMKGNEIILTFDNVGSGLSTPNNEELKGFEIAGADKVFHSAKAIIKDNKIIVSSDKVQNPVAVHYGWADDDTAINLFNKEKFPASPFRTDNWEMLTANEKYKVSK, via the coding sequence ATGAAAAAATCAATAGTTTTTATTTTATTGATATTTAGTGTAATATCTAGCGCTAACGTAAGAATGCCTTTAATATTCTCTGACGGAATGGTGCTCCAAAGAGACAAGCAAATTCCGATTTGGGGTTTTGCTGATGCGAATGAAAGCGTAGAAATTCATTTCAATAAGCAAATCAAGAAAACAACAGCCGATAAAAACGGAAAGTGGACGGTAAATTTGAATGCTGAAAAAGCCGGCGGACCATTCGAATTGATCATTATTGGAAAAAATAAAATCACGATCAAAAATGTTTTGGTTGGTGAAGTTTGGATTTGCAGCGGACAATCGAATATGGAATTTCAGGTTTTCAAAACCATGAATTCAGAAAAAGAAATCAGCAGTGCAGATTATCCAATGATTCGTCATTTTGGTGTTGCCCAAGATTTAAGCGGTACTCCAAAAGATGATTTAAAACAAGGTAAATGGGAAGAAGCTAACAAAGAAAATGTAGGCAATTTTACAGCGGTTGGATATTACTTTGCTAGAAAACTTTATTCAGAATTAAAAATCCCAATTGGAATCATCAATACTTCTTGGGGCGGAACCAATGTTGAGACTTGGACAAGCCGCGAAGCTTTCGAAAACAGCCCCGATTTTAAAGCCATGATTGCCGATGTTCCAACCGTAGATATCAATGCTATTTTTGAAACCTATAAAAAATCGGTTTTAGATAATCTGAAAAAAGTGCAAGGTTTTGATGTTTCGATGGAAAACGAAGAACAATTTAAAAACCCAAATTTCCAAGACAAAAACTGGCCAGAAATAAAAGTGCCATCGCTTTGGGAAAATCAGCAGATTGGCAATATCGACGGAATTGTCTGGATGCGAAAAACCGTTGTTTTAACAGCAGAACAAGCCAAAAAAGAAGCCGTTTTACATCTAGCAAAAGTAGATGACGAAGACAAAACCTTTGTAAACGGAGTAGAAATTGGAACAAACAATCTTTGGGATGCCAAAAGAGTCTACAAAATTCCGGCAAATGTTCTAAAAGAAGGAACAAACGTAATCGCGGTTAGAATTACAGATTACAGCGGCGGTGGTGGAATTTACGGCGATCCGCAAGATTTAAAAATCGACTTTAAAGATTCGAGTCTTCCGTTAGAAGGACTTTGGAAATTCAACGTAGTAAAAGTGAGAATCGAAGTTTCACCAAACAGTTATCCGTCATTATTGTACAATGCTATGGTAAATCCGTTGGTTCCTTATGCGATGCAAGGCGTTTTATGGTATCAGGGAGAAGCAAATGTTTGGAGAGCAGCAGAATACAAAAAGTCATTTCCGTTAATGATTAATGACTGGAGAACGAAATTCAAACAAGGAAATTTCCCTTTTTATTTCGTTCAATTATCCACTTTTGATGAATTTGGAGGAAACAGTCAAAAAGGAAGCCGTTGGGCAGAACTTCGTGAAGCACAATCGGAAACTTTAAAATTGCCAAACACGGGAATGGCGGTTACAACGGATATCGGAAACGCAAAAGACATTCACCCAACCAATAAACAAGACATTGGTTTGCGCTTGGCAGCGATTGCAATGAATAACCTTTACGGCAAAAAACAAGTTCACAGCGGCCCAACTTATAAATCTCAAACAATGAAAGGAAACGAAATTATTCTTACTTTCGATAACGTCGGCAGCGGATTATCAACGCCAAATAATGAGGAATTAAAAGGTTTCGAAATTGCGGGTGCAGACAAAGTTTTTCATTCCGCGAAAGCGATAATTAAAGACAATAAAATAATCGTTTCAAGTGATAAAGTTCAAAATCCCGTAGCAGTTCATTACGGGTGGGCAGACGACGATACGGCAATTAATCTTTTCAATAAAGAAAAATTTCCTGCATCGCCATTTAGAACTGATAATTGGGAAATGCTAACGGCGAATGAGAAATATAAAGTGAGTAAATAG